A portion of the Pedobacter cryoconitis genome contains these proteins:
- the def gene encoding peptide deformylase, with the protein MKLPIIAYGDPVLRKVCESIDENYPDLQKLISNMFDTMYAASGVGLAAPQIGLPIRLFIVDTGEDEDGKQGFKRVFINAVILEETGEPWAFTEGCLSIPEIREDVLRKPNIKVQYYDENWEMQEEDLSGMAARVVQHEYDHIEGKLFTDTLSLLRKTMLKSKLDSISRGDIHADYRMKFPKQRNKKR; encoded by the coding sequence ATGAAATTACCAATTATAGCTTATGGAGATCCGGTATTAAGGAAAGTATGCGAGAGCATAGATGAAAATTATCCGGATTTACAAAAACTAATCAGCAATATGTTCGACACTATGTATGCAGCAAGTGGTGTTGGTTTGGCTGCGCCACAGATCGGCCTGCCAATCAGACTGTTCATTGTGGATACTGGTGAGGATGAAGATGGAAAACAAGGTTTCAAAAGGGTATTTATCAATGCTGTGATTTTGGAAGAAACAGGTGAACCCTGGGCTTTTACAGAAGGATGTCTGAGTATTCCTGAAATCAGAGAAGATGTATTGCGTAAGCCTAATATCAAGGTTCAGTATTACGACGAAAACTGGGAAATGCAGGAAGAGGATTTGTCAGGTATGGCAGCACGAGTTGTACAGCATGAATATGACCATATAGAAGGCAAGTTGTTTACCGATACTTTAAGTTTATTGCGTAAAACAATGCTGAAGTCTAAGCTGGATTCAATTTCAAGAGGAGATATTCATGCAGATTACAGAATGAAATTTCCAAAACAGCGCAATAAGAAACGCTAG
- a CDS encoding NifU family protein, with translation MELREQVEQALETIRPYLKADGGDVAIEEITPDNVVKLKLLGNCGSCKMSFMTMKAGIEQAIMKAVPQITAVEAINLTESV, from the coding sequence ATGGAATTAAGAGAACAAGTAGAACAAGCATTAGAAACTATCCGTCCTTATCTTAAGGCTGATGGGGGTGATGTTGCGATAGAAGAAATTACGCCGGACAATGTCGTTAAATTGAAGTTATTGGGGAACTGCGGATCTTGCAAAATGAGTTTTATGACCATGAAAGCAGGGATTGAGCAGGCTATTATGAAAGCGGTACCACAAATTACTGCGGTTGAAGCTATTAACCTGACTGAATCAGTTTAG
- a CDS encoding Mrp/NBP35 family ATP-binding protein translates to MNISNEQVLAALRNVEDPDLKKDLVTLNMIKELSIEDKKISFTLELTTPACPMKDMLKNACFNAIKHFVDKEAEINIKITSRVTKPNDTTQLKDIKNIILVSSGKGGVGKSTVASNLAVTLAADGAKVGLIDADIYGPSVPTMFGLLGAKPSARETAEGKTLILPIEKYGIKLLSLGFFADPDQPVPWRGPMASNAIKQLFNDADWGELDYLIVDLPPGTGDIHITITQSFPIAGAVIVTTPQQVALADTRKGLAMFRMPGINIPVLGVIENMAYFTPEELPENKYYIFGKDGGKALAASFDVPFLGEIPLVQGITEGGDSGTPIAMDKASQTSIAFSEMAGKIAQQIAINNALRSDC, encoded by the coding sequence ATGAATATTAGCAACGAACAAGTTTTAGCTGCTTTAAGAAATGTAGAAGACCCTGATCTTAAAAAAGATCTGGTTACATTAAACATGATTAAAGAGCTGAGCATCGAAGATAAAAAAATTAGTTTCACCTTAGAACTAACCACTCCAGCTTGTCCAATGAAGGATATGCTTAAAAATGCCTGCTTCAACGCCATCAAACATTTTGTTGACAAAGAGGCAGAAATAAATATTAAAATTACCTCAAGAGTAACCAAACCAAATGATACTACTCAGCTAAAAGACATCAAAAATATAATTTTGGTCTCTTCTGGTAAAGGTGGGGTAGGAAAATCAACTGTGGCGAGTAATCTTGCTGTTACGCTGGCAGCCGATGGGGCTAAAGTTGGTTTAATTGATGCAGATATTTACGGTCCTTCTGTCCCAACTATGTTCGGTCTTTTGGGTGCCAAACCAAGCGCAAGGGAAACCGCAGAAGGAAAAACGCTGATTCTGCCAATTGAAAAATATGGTATCAAGTTATTGTCACTTGGCTTTTTTGCAGATCCTGATCAGCCCGTACCATGGCGTGGGCCAATGGCATCTAATGCAATTAAACAATTGTTCAATGATGCTGATTGGGGTGAACTGGATTACCTGATTGTAGATCTTCCTCCTGGAACCGGGGATATTCACATCACTATTACCCAAAGTTTCCCGATTGCGGGTGCAGTAATTGTGACAACACCACAGCAAGTGGCTTTGGCAGACACCAGAAAAGGCCTTGCGATGTTCAGAATGCCAGGTATTAATATTCCGGTATTAGGAGTAATTGAGAATATGGCTTATTTTACGCCTGAGGAACTGCCTGAAAACAAGTACTATATTTTTGGAAAAGACGGTGGAAAAGCTTTGGCAGCTTCTTTTGATGTACCTTTCCTGGGAGAAATACCTCTTGTTCAGGGGATTACGGAAGGTGGAGATAGTGGTACGCCTATTGCAATGGATAAAGCGAGCCAGACATCAATTGCATTTTCAGAAATGGCAGGAAAGATTGCACAGCAGATTGCAATTAATAATGCGTTGCGGTCAGATTGCTAA
- a CDS encoding transglycosylase domain-containing protein has translation MRLPKINIPKKYIKAGAWILGVFLVLIAILGSIAYSKREALLKQMIAKAIKKADTDYGLAITIETAGFKGLSTVQMKNISVVPKDRDTLSTVADLTIGVKLFPLLFGDVKLAEVALNTGKVSIVLKDSLTNLDFILKRKKKDKKDNKAKIDLSEIAHDILNQVLNKIPDDMEMKNLVFTLNDNDTAKLSFLTTTATIDGGDLKSTILVNNNEATWHIDGKLKPGKKQMDVLFFADGKKVELPYLENKLHAKLSFDTVRTEMRSAEYSGDNFKISGSWSVKNLLINHAKIASNDIIVKNAKIDADMLIGPNFVALDSTSTVFLKDAAIHPYLKYTLSPNKIYEVKLHADEQDAQAVLNAFPEGLFESLDGLQVKGKIKYDLNFYLDSSTPDSLKFNSTLTPYNFKIVKWGKLNLQKINETFVYTPYEYGKPMRDITIGPSNPNYTPLSEISSNFKNALLTSEDPSFYTHKGFVEESIRKSFVINFKEKKFVRGGSTISMQLVKNVFLSRQKTLARKAEEILIVWLIENNRLISKQRMLEVYFNIIEMGKNIYGIGEASRQYFGKSPSQLSIGEGIFLANIVPRPKIAMFKFRGDGGLKDYMLPYFRYMGRIMAKRGLTPADTSGYGFYNVRLREGLRRYLLPDSAKVDTAAFDTDTDAPVKMQDESKNIFDRLFGRSKKEKDTTSKQLTVQDTVKKTRKELRRERREKRRLEKEAN, from the coding sequence ATGCGTCTTCCAAAAATAAACATCCCTAAAAAATACATCAAAGCAGGTGCATGGATTCTAGGGGTATTTCTTGTATTAATTGCCATCCTTGGTTCTATTGCTTATAGCAAAAGAGAAGCTTTATTGAAACAAATGATAGCTAAGGCTATCAAAAAGGCAGATACTGATTATGGGCTGGCCATAACAATTGAGACTGCCGGCTTTAAAGGATTGAGCACTGTACAGATGAAAAACATCTCTGTGGTTCCTAAAGACCGCGATACTTTATCTACTGTTGCTGACCTTACTATTGGCGTAAAGCTATTCCCTTTGCTGTTCGGAGACGTTAAACTTGCTGAGGTTGCCTTAAATACTGGTAAAGTCAGTATCGTATTGAAAGATAGCCTGACTAACCTTGATTTTATTCTGAAAAGAAAAAAGAAAGATAAAAAAGACAATAAAGCAAAAATAGACCTGAGTGAAATTGCGCATGATATCCTTAACCAGGTACTGAATAAAATCCCGGATGATATGGAGATGAAGAACCTGGTTTTTACATTAAATGACAATGACACTGCAAAATTAAGTTTCCTCACTACAACGGCGACAATTGACGGGGGGGATTTGAAATCTACCATTTTAGTCAATAACAATGAGGCTACCTGGCATATTGATGGTAAGCTGAAACCGGGTAAAAAACAAATGGATGTGCTGTTCTTTGCCGATGGGAAGAAAGTTGAATTGCCTTACCTCGAAAACAAGCTGCATGCTAAACTAAGCTTTGATACCGTGAGAACTGAAATGAGAAGCGCTGAATATAGTGGTGACAATTTCAAGATTTCTGGTTCCTGGTCAGTCAAGAACTTATTAATCAACCATGCAAAGATCGCTTCTAATGACATTATAGTTAAGAACGCTAAAATTGACGCTGACATGCTGATCGGGCCAAATTTCGTGGCGCTGGATAGTACATCAACAGTATTCCTTAAAGACGCAGCAATTCATCCTTACCTGAAATATACACTTTCACCAAATAAAATTTATGAAGTAAAACTTCATGCAGATGAGCAGGACGCCCAGGCTGTCCTAAATGCTTTTCCAGAAGGTTTATTTGAATCATTGGATGGGTTACAGGTTAAAGGAAAGATTAAATACGATCTTAATTTTTACCTCGACAGCAGTACACCTGACAGCTTAAAATTCAATTCTACGCTAACGCCGTATAATTTCAAAATAGTGAAATGGGGTAAGTTAAACCTGCAAAAGATCAATGAGACTTTTGTATATACGCCGTATGAGTATGGAAAACCAATGCGCGATATTACAATCGGGCCATCTAACCCTAATTATACACCGCTTTCTGAAATCTCCAGTAATTTCAAAAATGCGCTGCTGACTTCTGAAGATCCTTCTTTTTATACTCATAAAGGTTTTGTGGAAGAGTCCATCCGTAAATCGTTCGTGATTAATTTCAAAGAGAAGAAGTTTGTGAGAGGAGGAAGTACAATTTCAATGCAGCTGGTGAAGAATGTATTCTTAAGCAGACAAAAAACGCTTGCACGTAAGGCAGAAGAAATCCTGATTGTCTGGTTAATAGAGAATAACCGCCTGATTAGCAAGCAGAGAATGCTTGAAGTGTATTTCAACATTATTGAGATGGGTAAAAATATCTATGGAATAGGTGAGGCATCACGACAGTATTTTGGAAAAAGCCCTTCACAATTGAGTATCGGTGAGGGTATATTCCTTGCTAATATCGTTCCCCGCCCTAAAATAGCGATGTTCAAGTTCCGCGGTGATGGTGGATTGAAAGACTATATGTTGCCTTATTTCAGATATATGGGCAGGATCATGGCTAAACGTGGCTTAACACCTGCTGATACCAGTGGTTATGGTTTTTACAATGTAAGATTAAGAGAGGGTTTGCGCCGTTATCTACTGCCTGATTCGGCAAAAGTGGATACTGCTGCCTTTGATACAGATACTGATGCTCCTGTTAAAATGCAGGATGAATCAAAAAATATTTTTGACAGGTTATTTGGCAGGTCTAAAAAAGAGAAGGATACGACAAGCAAACAATTAACAGTACAGGATACAGTAAAAAAAACAAGAAAAGAATTGCGAAGGGAACGACGGGAAAAACGCCGTCTGGAAAAAGAAGCCAATTAA
- the hpt gene encoding hypoxanthine phosphoribosyltransferase, with protein MMNTIEVGDRKFGISITNERINERTKEIAAQINAEYKDKRPLFIGVLNGCFLFMADLLKETVIPCEVAFMKVSSYKGGLTSTGELKEIFGLPENLQDRHLVIVEDIVDTGLTLKYILEKVYLQQPASVRVCSLLFKPEAILSPIKELEYVGFEIPNEFVVGYGLDYDELGRNLKHIYRTIS; from the coding sequence ATGATGAATACGATAGAAGTTGGAGACAGAAAGTTCGGAATATCGATCACGAACGAACGCATTAATGAGCGTACAAAAGAAATTGCAGCGCAAATTAATGCTGAGTATAAAGATAAACGCCCTCTTTTTATTGGCGTGTTGAATGGTTGCTTTTTATTTATGGCTGATTTGCTTAAGGAAACTGTAATTCCTTGTGAGGTAGCTTTTATGAAGGTTTCAAGCTATAAAGGCGGACTAACCAGCACTGGAGAATTGAAAGAGATATTTGGTTTGCCAGAGAATCTCCAGGACCGTCACCTGGTTATAGTAGAGGATATTGTTGATACAGGTTTGACGCTAAAATATATATTAGAAAAGGTTTATCTGCAGCAGCCGGCGTCAGTACGTGTTTGCAGTTTACTCTTCAAGCCAGAAGCAATTCTTTCACCTATTAAAGAGCTTGAGTATGTTGGCTTTGAAATCCCGAACGAATTTGTAGTAGGCTATGGCCTGGATTATGATGAATTAGGCCGGAATCTTAAACATATTTACCGTACAATTTCCTGA
- a CDS encoding phosphatidylserine decarboxylase family protein, whose product MTIHKEGYTTIALSLLFIFVLNAIIDYRFADVTWLRWAVYIASFALFITVLQFFRNPSRPFVTGGNLIICPADGKVVVIEETQENEYFKDKRLQVSIFMSPVNVHINRNPIAGVVKFFKYHPGKYLAAWNPKSSTENERTTVVVEHANGTPVLFRQIAGALARRIVWYVKEGDVVEQSKEFGFIKFGSRVDIFLPVGTKVNLELNQVVKGGITVLGELA is encoded by the coding sequence ATGACAATACATAAAGAAGGTTATACAACCATCGCACTCTCTCTCCTTTTTATTTTCGTCCTTAATGCCATTATTGACTATAGATTCGCTGATGTCACCTGGCTAAGATGGGCAGTGTATATTGCTTCATTTGCGTTATTCATTACTGTTCTCCAATTTTTCAGAAATCCATCCAGACCATTCGTCACTGGAGGAAACCTGATCATCTGCCCGGCTGACGGGAAGGTTGTCGTAATTGAAGAAACTCAGGAAAATGAATATTTCAAAGACAAAAGATTACAGGTTTCTATTTTTATGTCCCCTGTAAACGTTCATATCAACAGAAATCCAATTGCCGGTGTAGTTAAGTTTTTCAAATATCATCCCGGAAAATATCTTGCAGCATGGAATCCAAAATCCTCTACTGAAAATGAGCGTACAACAGTTGTTGTAGAACACGCAAACGGAACACCGGTATTATTCAGACAGATTGCAGGAGCGCTTGCCAGAAGGATTGTATGGTATGTTAAAGAAGGTGATGTAGTGGAACAAAGTAAAGAATTTGGCTTTATTAAGTTCGGCTCCAGAGTAGATATATTTCTTCCTGTTGGGACAAAAGTTAACCTGGAACTGAACCAGGTAGTTAAAGGCGGTATTACTGTCCTTGGCGAACTCGCTTAG
- the rplS gene encoding 50S ribosomal protein L19: protein MDLVKFVEEQVIAKNEFPAFKSGDTVSVHYKIREGNKERVQIYQGVVLQRNSVGANETFTVRKMSNGVGVERIFPINSPNIAKIEVNSHGKVRRAKLFYLRELTGKAARIKSKRV from the coding sequence ATGGATTTAGTAAAATTTGTTGAAGAGCAGGTAATCGCAAAGAACGAGTTTCCTGCATTCAAATCAGGAGATACAGTGAGTGTTCACTATAAAATTCGCGAAGGTAATAAAGAACGTGTTCAAATTTACCAAGGTGTAGTCTTACAACGTAACAGCGTAGGTGCTAATGAGACGTTTACTGTTCGTAAAATGTCTAATGGAGTTGGAGTAGAGCGTATCTTCCCAATTAACTCGCCAAACATCGCTAAAATTGAAGTTAACAGTCACGGTAAGGTGCGTAGAGCTAAGTTGTTCTATCTTCGTGAATTGACTGGTAAAGCAGCTCGTATCAAGTCTAAGAGAGTTTAA
- the trmD gene encoding tRNA (guanosine(37)-N1)-methyltransferase TrmD, producing the protein MRFDIITVLPDLLQSPFAHSILQRAQTKGIAEIVVHSLRDYSTNKQRSVDDYPYGGGSGMVMSIEPFARCIDALKEQRTYDEIIFMTPDGVTLNQSMANELSGKGNVIILCGHYKGIDQRIRDIYVTREVSIGDYVLSGGELPAAVLVDAIVRLIPGVLNDETSALSDSFQGGLLDAPLYTRPADYKGHQVPEILLSGHELKINNWRHEQALARTLKRRPDLLED; encoded by the coding sequence ATGCGTTTTGATATCATAACAGTTCTGCCAGATCTATTACAAAGCCCTTTCGCGCATTCTATTTTGCAGCGGGCACAGACTAAGGGGATTGCTGAAATAGTAGTGCACAGCCTTAGAGATTACTCCACAAACAAACAACGGAGTGTCGATGATTATCCATATGGCGGTGGCAGTGGAATGGTCATGTCAATTGAGCCTTTTGCGCGCTGTATAGATGCCTTAAAAGAGCAGCGTACCTATGATGAGATTATTTTTATGACACCAGACGGAGTAACGTTGAACCAGTCTATGGCTAATGAATTGTCCGGGAAAGGAAATGTGATCATTTTGTGCGGTCATTATAAGGGAATTGATCAGCGGATCAGGGATATTTATGTGACCCGTGAAGTTTCTATTGGTGATTACGTTTTATCAGGCGGAGAATTACCTGCAGCAGTCCTTGTAGATGCAATAGTGAGATTAATACCGGGTGTACTGAATGATGAGACGTCAGCTTTGAGCGACAGTTTTCAAGGAGGCTTGCTTGATGCTCCATTATATACCCGCCCTGCCGATTATAAGGGTCACCAGGTGCCCGAAATCCTTTTGAGTGGCCATGAGTTGAAAATTAACAATTGGAGGCATGAGCAGGCTTTGGCGCGGACGCTGAAGCGTCGTCCGGATCTGTTGGAAGATTAG
- the rimM gene encoding ribosome maturation factor RimM (Essential for efficient processing of 16S rRNA), with protein sequence MTHEEAFYIGYFTKTKGLKGELQLYFEYDEPGLLELDVIFAEMNGKMVPFFVSAFKMQPNSTGNIYLDDIDHIDKAQPLLKKKVYLPISKMPNRDDDDFHYTDLVGFIVTDETHGELGEILEVNEYPQQFVATVSYQEKEIMFPLNDDMIVEIDEDASTLLVDLPDGLLDIYLSN encoded by the coding sequence ATGACGCACGAAGAGGCATTTTATATAGGGTATTTTACCAAAACAAAAGGATTAAAGGGCGAACTTCAGCTATACTTTGAATATGATGAACCAGGTTTGCTTGAACTTGATGTCATTTTTGCAGAGATGAATGGCAAGATGGTTCCTTTTTTCGTTTCGGCGTTTAAAATGCAGCCTAACAGCACTGGAAATATTTACCTGGACGATATTGATCATATTGACAAGGCACAGCCTCTGCTAAAGAAAAAGGTTTATTTGCCAATCAGCAAGATGCCTAACAGAGATGATGATGACTTCCATTATACTGACCTGGTTGGATTTATCGTTACCGATGAAACTCATGGAGAGCTTGGCGAAATACTTGAAGTCAATGAATATCCTCAGCAATTTGTAGCTACGGTTTCTTATCAGGAGAAAGAAATCATGTTTCCTTTAAACGATGATATGATTGTTGAGATTGACGAAGATGCCAGTACATTATTGGTTGATCTTCCAGATGGTCTGCTTGATATTTACCTCTCTAATTAA
- a CDS encoding 30S ribosomal protein S16 has translation MATKIRLQRFGKKSKPFFHVVVADSRAPRDGKFIERLGSYNPNTNPATIEINFEKTLDWVNKGAEPTDTCRTILSHKGILYRKHLQGGVKKGALTEEQADAKFAEWLSAKDSKIEGKKDSLTKSKDEVKKTALAAETKKNADRGAAIALKNAPVVEEVVAEETEETPVAEETTEEIPATEETKEEEA, from the coding sequence ATGGCAACTAAAATCAGATTGCAAAGATTCGGTAAAAAGAGCAAACCTTTTTTCCACGTAGTGGTAGCGGATTCACGCGCACCGAGAGATGGTAAATTTATTGAGCGTTTAGGTTCATACAACCCAAACACCAATCCTGCTACTATCGAAATTAATTTCGAAAAAACATTAGACTGGGTAAACAAAGGTGCTGAGCCTACGGATACTTGCCGTACTATTTTATCTCACAAAGGTATTTTGTACAGAAAACACTTACAAGGTGGTGTTAAAAAAGGCGCTTTAACTGAAGAACAAGCAGATGCTAAATTTGCTGAGTGGCTTTCAGCTAAAGACAGTAAAATCGAAGGCAAAAAAGACAGTTTGACTAAATCTAAAGATGAAGTTAAGAAAACTGCTCTTGCTGCTGAAACTAAGAAAAATGCAGACCGTGGTGCTGCTATCGCATTGAAAAATGCACCAGTAGTAGAAGAAGTTGTAGCTGAAGAAACAGAGGAAACTCCTGTAGCTGAAGAAACAACTGAAGAAATTCCTGCAACAGAAGAAACAAAAGAAGAAGAAGCATAG
- the pfkA gene encoding 6-phosphofructokinase: protein MNKIKNIAVLTSGGDAPGMNAAIRAVVRAGIYYDLNVSGVLRGYEGLINGDFIPMDRKSVANIIQRGGTILKTARSDDFRTKEGRQKAYDQLILHNIDAMVVIGGDGTFTGANLFTSEFNFPVIGLPGTIDNDLAGTDFTIGYDTAINTVVNAIDKIRDTAESHDRLFIVEVMGRDSGLIALRSGIGVGAEAIMIPEANMGVEGLIKRLEYGRKDKSSKIIIVAEGDEVGGAFNVGEVLKENFPNYDIRVSVLGHIQRGGKPSCMDRVLASRFGVAAVEGLLEGRSGGMVGQINKEILFTPFDHAIKHIDAEEVSPVWLKLVEILSL, encoded by the coding sequence ATGAACAAAATTAAAAACATAGCTGTATTAACATCAGGGGGAGACGCACCAGGTATGAATGCTGCCATAAGGGCAGTAGTCAGAGCTGGGATATATTATGATTTAAATGTTTCAGGAGTACTTAGAGGATATGAAGGTTTAATTAATGGAGATTTTATCCCCATGGACCGGAAATCCGTAGCGAATATTATACAGCGTGGTGGTACCATCCTTAAAACCGCCCGGAGTGATGACTTCCGGACGAAAGAGGGAAGACAAAAAGCTTATGACCAACTGATACTGCACAATATTGATGCAATGGTTGTGATTGGTGGCGACGGTACTTTTACAGGTGCAAATTTGTTTACCAGTGAATTTAATTTCCCGGTTATTGGCCTGCCAGGTACTATAGACAATGATTTAGCAGGTACAGATTTTACAATCGGTTATGATACTGCAATTAATACGGTCGTAAATGCAATTGACAAGATCAGAGATACTGCAGAATCACATGACCGGCTTTTTATTGTAGAAGTGATGGGCAGGGATTCCGGACTAATCGCTTTAAGAAGTGGAATTGGTGTAGGTGCAGAAGCGATTATGATTCCTGAAGCCAATATGGGTGTAGAAGGATTAATTAAAAGATTAGAATACGGACGAAAAGATAAATCATCTAAAATTATAATTGTTGCCGAAGGCGATGAAGTGGGCGGTGCTTTTAATGTAGGAGAAGTGCTTAAAGAAAACTTCCCTAATTATGATATTCGTGTCTCTGTTTTGGGGCATATACAACGTGGTGGCAAGCCAAGCTGTATGGACCGGGTATTGGCAAGCCGTTTTGGTGTAGCGGCTGTAGAAGGCCTGCTGGAAGGCAGATCGGGCGGTATGGTCGGTCAGATCAACAAAGAAATCTTGTTTACTCCTTTTGATCATGCCATCAAACACATCGACGCAGAAGAGGTAAGTCCGGTCTGGTTAAAACTGGTAGAGATTCTCTCTTTATAA
- a CDS encoding protein-disulfide reductase DsbD family protein: MKKLILMLGLVLTMLLLHSSQSFALIQSHDSTTVSDDIQFTEIGSPADSAANAIVKDSVKKDTVKAGAVVKPVQEIQQTEQEKTLWQTFIQGLIGGFIAFLMPCIFPMVPLTVSFFTKKAGSRKKGIGQAVIYGLSIIVIYVAFGLLITLLFGSAKLNELSSSGWFNFTFFILLIVFAISFFGAFEITLPSSFVNKIDQKADDTKGLGGIFFMAASLALVSFSCTGPIIGTLLVQASSKGEILAPAIGMFGFALALALPFTLSAIFPGFLSSMPKSGGWLNSVKVCLGFLELALALKFLSAADLVWHWEWFDREIFLVLWIVIFFLMGIYILGKIKFSHDSDVPYVSVPRLFFAILSFSFAMYLVPGLWGAPVNILSGIAPPLNTQDFILGGNSGGSTQGTSDFPAVVKYNDVLHPPHGFNAFFDLDEGLAYAKKVNKPVLIDFTGHACVNCRKMEDKVWIDPQVGHLIKDEYVLIQLYVDERSVKMPPEKVHYSKILRTTTDDLGRWNGDFQATTYNSNSQPFYVLGGHDLAPLVAPQGAIFDAKEYAAYLQSGLDKFKASKK, from the coding sequence AAGCCATGATTCTACAACAGTAAGCGATGATATCCAGTTTACTGAAATTGGCTCTCCGGCAGATAGTGCTGCGAATGCTATCGTTAAAGACAGTGTTAAAAAAGACACTGTAAAAGCTGGTGCTGTAGTTAAGCCGGTGCAGGAAATACAACAAACGGAACAAGAGAAAACATTATGGCAAACCTTTATACAGGGGCTGATCGGCGGTTTTATTGCTTTCCTGATGCCTTGCATTTTCCCAATGGTACCGCTAACAGTTAGTTTCTTTACCAAAAAAGCGGGCAGCAGGAAAAAGGGAATAGGACAAGCTGTGATTTACGGACTCTCTATTATTGTCATTTACGTAGCTTTCGGGTTATTGATTACTTTGCTTTTCGGTTCTGCTAAATTAAATGAACTCAGCAGCAGCGGATGGTTTAACTTTACTTTCTTTATCTTGCTGATTGTTTTTGCGATCTCATTTTTCGGCGCTTTTGAAATTACGCTACCAAGTTCTTTTGTCAATAAAATTGATCAGAAAGCAGACGATACTAAAGGTTTAGGCGGAATATTTTTTATGGCGGCTTCTTTAGCGCTTGTTTCATTCTCCTGCACTGGTCCCATTATTGGAACATTGTTAGTACAAGCAAGCTCAAAGGGTGAAATTCTGGCTCCGGCAATAGGAATGTTTGGATTTGCGCTAGCTTTAGCACTACCTTTTACTTTATCAGCGATATTTCCTGGTTTCTTAAGCAGTATGCCTAAATCGGGTGGCTGGTTAAACAGTGTAAAGGTTTGTCTTGGTTTCCTGGAGCTTGCACTGGCCTTAAAATTCTTGTCTGCAGCAGATCTTGTTTGGCACTGGGAATGGTTTGACAGAGAGATATTCCTGGTCTTATGGATTGTGATTTTCTTCCTGATGGGGATCTATATCCTTGGAAAGATTAAGTTTTCACATGATAGTGATGTCCCGTATGTTTCAGTTCCAAGGTTGTTCTTCGCAATCCTCTCTTTCTCCTTTGCCATGTATCTTGTTCCTGGTCTTTGGGGAGCGCCGGTTAATATTTTAAGTGGAATTGCACCTCCTTTAAATACACAGGATTTTATTCTGGGTGGAAATAGTGGGGGAAGTACACAGGGGACATCCGATTTTCCTGCAGTAGTTAAATATAACGATGTACTGCATCCTCCGCATGGTTTCAATGCATTTTTCGATCTGGATGAAGGTTTAGCCTATGCTAAAAAAGTAAATAAACCCGTTCTGATAGATTTTACGGGGCATGCTTGCGTAAACTGCCGGAAAATGGAAGATAAAGTATGGATAGATCCGCAAGTAGGTCATTTAATTAAGGATGAATACGTTCTTATACAGCTATATGTAGATGAGCGATCTGTTAAAATGCCACCAGAGAAAGTACATTACTCTAAAATTTTAAGAACTACTACAGATGATCTTGGCCGCTGGAACGGTGATTTCCAGGCCACGACCTACAATTCTAACTCACAACCCTTTTATGTCCTTGGCGGGCATGATCTGGCACCTTTAGTTGCCCCTCAGGGAGCAATTTTTGACGCTAAAGAATACGCCGCTTATTTGCAAAGCGGACTTGATAAATTTAAAGCATCCAAGAAATAA